The following proteins come from a genomic window of Diprion similis isolate iyDipSimi1 chromosome 8, iyDipSimi1.1, whole genome shotgun sequence:
- the LOC124409195 gene encoding DEAD-box helicase Dbp80, which translates to MATPKVDWAKYTDEQESLASKVTNLGISQPTTPPQEGSESSKSDETDDQISPAEKSLLQKIIRKGLVETTKDIEIQRKDPTSPLYSIKTFEALHLKPALLKGVYAMGFNAPSKIQETALPTLLADPPQNMIAQSQSGTGKTAAFVLAMLSRVDPNKDYPQVLCLSPTYELAIQTGEVAAKMSQFCPEIKLKYAVRGEEIARGSKITNHIIIGTPGKVLDWAIKFRFFDLRKISVFVLDEADVMIATQGHQDQCIRIHKLLPRTCQMMFFSATYETAVMEFAEIIVSNPLIIRLLKEEESLENIKQYYVKCKNMDEKYTAITNIYGVITIGQAIIFCHTRKTASWLAEKMSKDGHAVAVLSGDLTVEQRIAVLDRFRAGLEKVLITTNVLARGIDVEQVTIVVNFDLPVDQERQADCATYLHRIGRTGRFGKSGIAINLVDSSHAMQVCQDIEKHFGKKIHYLDAEDAEEIEKIGA; encoded by the exons ATGGCTACACCTAAAGTGGACTGGGCGAAATATACCGACGAGCAAGAAAGCCTCGCCTCCAAG GTGACAAATTTGGGTATATCTCAACCTACAACACCACCACAAGAAGGAAGCGAATCGTCGAAAAGCGATGAAACTGATGATCAGATATCACCTGCAGAAAAATCATTGCTGCAGAAGATTATCAGAAAAGGGCTAGTTGAGACCACTAAGGATATAGAGATTCAACGAAAAGATCCCACATCCCCTTTGTACAGCATTAAGACCTTCGAAGCACTCCATTT GAAGCCAGCACTCTTGAAAGGAGTTTATGCAATGGGGTTCAATGcgccttcaaaaattcaggagaCTGCTCTTCCAACCCTACTTGCAGATCC ACCACAAAATATGATTGCGCAATCGCAGTCTGGTACCGGAAAGACTGCAGCCTTTGTTTTAGCTATGCTGAGCCGAGTAGACCCCAACAAGGACTATCCCCAAGTTCTTTGTCTATCACCTACGTACGAATTGGCCATTCAAACGGGCGAAGTTGCGGCAAAAATGTCTCAATTTTGTCCAGAAATTAAGCTGAAATATGCTGTTCGAGGAGAAGAAA ttgCTCGAGGATCGAAAATCACTAACCATATAATAATTGGAACTCCAGGAAAAGTTCTGGATTGGGCTATAAAGTTCAGATTTTTTGATCTGAGAAAAATctcggtctttgttttggatgAGGCAGATGTAATGATTGCCACTCAAGGACACCAGGATCAGTGCATACGGATCCACAAGT TGTTGCCTCGTACTTGTCAGATGATGTTTTTTTCTGCAACGTATGAAACGGCAGTGATGGAATTTGCTGAGATAATCGTGAGCAATCCGTTGATAATACGTTTGCTAAAAGAGGAGGAAAGTTTGGAGAACATCAAACAGTACTACGTCAAGTGCAAGAACATGGATGAAAAGTACACAGCTATCACCAATATTTATGGCGTGATCACCATTGGACAAGCTATCATTTTCTGTCAT ACAAGAAAAACAGCCAGCTGGCTAGCAGAAAAGATGAGCAAAGACGGTCACGCTGTGGCAGTTTTATCTGGTGACCTGACCGTCGAGCAACGCATTGCTGTTTTAGACAGATTTCGAGCAGGTCTTGAAAAGGTCTTAATTACCACAAATGTCTTGGCTCGAG GAATTGATGTCGAGCAAGTAACAATCGTTGTGAACTTCGACCTGCCAGTTGACCAAGAACGGCAAGCAGATTGTGCAACTTATCTGCACAGGATCGGGCGAACGGGCAGATTTGGAAAATCTGGTATCGCTATCAATCTAGTCGATTCATCGCATGCGATGCAAGTCTGTCAAGATATAGAAAAACATTTCGGGAAGAAGATACACTATCTCGATGCAGAAGATGCGGaggagattgaaaaaatcggcGCATAA